The Sebastes fasciatus isolate fSebFas1 chromosome 22, fSebFas1.pri, whole genome shotgun sequence genome includes the window TGCCGATACGAGTACTTTTCTGTGCCAagagaccctcgttaacagccagctggagggtgtgagcgacacgcggcaggctggggagtcccacatACGAGGCGGTCTGCTGCggccggctctaggtcggcttagaaaggctcggggcgaaggtggctcacAGCCACACCTATACAGTGCTCCCTGCCCAGACCTCGCCGCAttgtggacaaagggctcgctgcgccctctttCCCCGCTGGGGAGGGACGGCGCCCCCTGCTCCTGGTGCAACTGTCAACTggggtggactgtcctcagtgccccaaccgcgtcgtgccacCAGGGCGGAgttcggcccacgtaaaaggcgccaggggtatgcggcgatgtcggcaacccacctgaACCGTGTTGAAAcatggaccaaggagtctaatgcaCAAGCGAGTCAGAGAGTGCAAGCAAAACCTTGTGGCACAATGAAAGCGAGTGCCGGTGCGCGCCGGCtcaggtgggatcccggcccagtggGGTCGGGCGTACCACCTGTCCGTCTcatacatgagcacagtatcggacccgatacatgatactggtatcggtgcattcctaaCTTTGGATGCATGTTTTATGGAAACACCTATGATTGGTTTGAAATAACAAACGTCTTCATATCCATAGAGACACAACTGGATATGTTATTGGAGGATCTGGGGTTGGAGCAGTTCTACCCAGAGAAGCTATCTCTGAGAACAATACTTCAGCTTCACGAGAGGTCCATTACTGATGAACCTGCGAAGTGTAACTCAGATCTTCCATGGTATTTTCTGAAGAAACTGATGATGGTTAATGTGACAGCTAGGAATGTGAAGTGTACACCTGCATGTGAGTCAAACTGTGATGCTGCATCAGAAAAGTCAGAGTTAGATTTTGATAATCTATTTGACAGTATGCATTCAGGTGACAAGCTAAACCCCCTTGACATAATCACTGCTCTCTTTCTGTGTTCTGATGGTTTTGTACAGCAGGAAATGGCCCTCAAAATGTCTATGTGTCAGTTTTCTGTGCCTCTGTTGCTTCCCAATTGTGACTCAAAGCAGTGCACACTCATGCTTTGGGCCATGAGAGACATTGTTAAAGAGTACAGACCTCAGTCACTTTCAGAATCCAAGGGCTTTATTGAGGACAGAATTGTTCTCTCTAAACTTCCAATGATATCTTTTGTGAGACTGGGTCAGTGCTCCCTGTCCAAGTCAGAGATCCTCAATAAGCTTCTGAGCAATTCTCAGCAGTACCACGACACCTTTGTTCATCTTGATATGGAGTGTGGTGACAGTCCAAGGAGAATATCTGATGGATTGGCTGAAATAACTTGGTACCTTCCTTGTGGGAACAAAAACATGGATGTCTTCAGTGAGCCAGTAGCTGTAGCTAACCTTCGTGGGGACGTTGCTTCATTTGAaacacaattttcttttttgtgtcagACATCTGCAGCAGTTTTTGTGTTCTTTGACACTTTGGATTTTGATAGCAAGCTGCTTACCAACCAACACCACAAGGCACAGATCTTCTTGGTGGGTAACCATCAAAGCAATCGCTTCAGTACAGAGGATCTAAAAAAGGTAGCGACCAAGTTGGGCTTGACTAAGAGCAACGTCCTTTTGAAGGGTAAGCACGTGAATGATGCAGACTTTGTGAAGGATTTGCGGAAAAAAGTCAGCAATGTACTTGAGAACTCAAAGATGAAGATGGGAGTTGAGCAGATGGCTGACATTGCCCATGAACTGGGCATCTGGGTGGATGAAGACTCTACAGAGTGCCAGACTGCCAAGAAAAATGCAGATGCCATCACTGCTGAAATTCAAGACATCCTTAAATACAAAGAAGCTCAGCTACCCTTGCAAGGCCAAATATGGAAGGAACTGGCTCGCTTAGAGAAAGAAGAAGTTCGGCTTCGAAACGTTGGATCTGAGGACATAGAAAAGTACAAAAGTGATCTTCaggtaaagaaaacaaaactgcGGGAAAAACAGAACTCCTATGACATGTCAGATGCAATGTCATGTTTCATCAATGCAATATCAAGCCCAGGGATAGAGAGGTGCTATTTCCTGAAATGGATGCGAATGAACCTCGATAACGTATCTCGGGACAAACTCTCTGGCCTCAGGGAGCAGtacaaagaaaaatgcaaaaactcTGAGAACAAAGAGGAAATCAAAGACATTGACAGACAACTTTCCAACAGCTCACTGGGGACTGAGCACTTCTTCCGTGAAATGGGTCAGATCTATGAAGCTTCGCTTTCCCTCCCAGAAACAGACCGATCACGTCAACAATTACAGCATCTGCCCAAACTATGTGCAGAATTGTTACGTGAAGGATTTCCCCTTGAGCTTGTAGATGGAGATGCATCCAACATACCTCTCAGATGGGTGAGTGACGTTCTCTCTCAGCTCAACAACTTGGTGTTTCCTAAGAGCAAGATACTGGTAGCCACAGTACTTGGAGTGCAGAGCACAGGAAAGTCCACTCTCCTCAACACCATGTTTGGAGTGCAGTTTGCTGTCAGCAGTGGTCGATGCACTCGAGGTGCCTTTATGTTGCTCATCAGAGTCGatgaagatttaaaaaaagatctcaACTGTGACTTCATGGTGATCATTGACACCGAGGGCTTAAAGTCACCACAGCTTGCACATCTGGACAATAGCTATGAGCACGACAATGAGCTTGCAACACTAGTTGTGGGGCTGAGTGATATCACCATCATCAATATTGCAATGGAGAATGCAACAGAAATGAAAGACATCCTACAAATAGTTGTACATGCTTTCCTCAGGATGACAGAGGTGGGCAAGAAGCCCAAATGTCAGTTTGTTCACCAGAATGTGTCAGGTGTTTCAGCAAATGAGAAGAACTTACGAGACAGGAAACTGCTCTTGCAACAGTTAAACGAGATGACCCAGGCAGCAGCCAAAATggaaaagaaggaggagaacAAGAGCTTCACTGATGTGATGGAATACAGTCCAGACACTGGGAACTGGTACATTCCTGGACTCTGGAATGGAAACCCACCAATGGCAGCAGTCAATGCAGGGTACAGCGAAGCTGTATATGAGCTCAAGAAGAACATAATCCAAATTTTGGGAAGTTGTGAGTCATCTGCTAATAATATCTTGGAGTTCACAAAGTGGATGGAAAGCCTGTGGAACGCAGTCAAGCATGAAAACTTCATCTTCAGCTTCAGAAACAGCCTGGAGGCTGATGCATACATGAGGCTGTGTAGAGAATTCAACAAATGGGAATGGGaattcaaaaaagaaatgtacacATGGGTTACAAATGCTGAAACAAGAATTTCCAATTTTGGTACAGTTGCTCTGAAATCTAAGATATCTGACATGTCAGAATTTCTCACACATTTGAAAAGTGACGCGTGCACAGTGCTGTCTAAATGGGAGACAAGACTTCTTGAGAATCTGGAACAGTACTTCAAGCAAACAGAGGGTCATGTCTATCTAGTTGAAGGACACAGAGGGAGCTTTGCAAACAGTGCAAAGAGCCTTCGACGAGAAATGCAGAACTCTGTAGTTAATCAGCTCACAGCAGCAGCCGACATCAGACAGGGAATGGCAGAACTGGATAGAATCAAGGAGAACCACACAAAAGAAATAGAGGGGAGAGTATGTGCATTGATTGATCAATGTCGGGAGAAAAAAGtccaaatgaaagaaaaagagcTGGACGATGAATTTGACAAGATGTGGAATGAAACAGAGAAGGAGCTGTCCTTTTCAGAAATGGAGGTCAAGGACATTTGCAGCAATGTGTCTCTACACCTGAGaacaaatgtatttcaaaagGGAAGCTATGCATGTGAATTGCTAAGTCAGAAAAAGCTGCAAGATTGTGGACTGGAGCCTTTCAAATACACACCTGAAGGATTTATAAGGCAAGCTATAGACAAAGTGGACGAGTGGTGTGGAAACAAGTGGTTAAGCTGGCTAGGTCACACAAAGGCTGTACAACAATTTGCAGACAGCATCATAGCGAGTTGCAAACAGCGTGTGAGTGAAAAAATGGGAAGAAAAAGCAATTACCACGACACTTACATCCAGGAGATTTTAAACATGATTGATGAGAGGCTGGAAAACAACCAGGATGTTAAGACGGACACTGAGTTTGAAGTTTCTCTGAAACAACACATCTGTGGAGATGCAGCCAGACAGTTTCAGAAAATGCAT containing:
- the LOC141760589 gene encoding up-regulator of cell proliferation-like isoform X5; this encodes MGDEDSSEDLYRAAAENTPSTPWSDGKEPSPTVKMTDHRGNSKSVHTKTQLDMLLEDLGLEQFYPEKLSLRTILQLHERSITDEPAKCNSDLPWYFLKKLMMVNVTARNVKCTPACESNCDAASEKSELDFDNLFDSMHSGDKLNPLDIITALFLCSDGFVQQEMALKMSMCQFSVPLLLPNCDSKQCTLMLWAMRDIVKEYRPQSLSESKGFIEDRIVLSKLPMISFVRLGQCSLSKSEILNKLLSNSQQYHDTFVHLDMECGDSPRRISDGLAEITWYLPCGNKNMDVFSEPVAVANLRGDVASFETQFSFLCQTSAAVFVFFDTLDFDSKLLTNQHHKAQIFLVGNHQSNRFSTEDLKKVATKLGLTKSNVLLKGKHVNDADFVKDLRKKVSNVLENSKMKMGVEQMADIAHELGIWVDEDSTECQTAKKNADAITAEIQDILKYKEAQLPLQGQIWKELARLEKEEVRLRNVGSEDIEKYKSDLQVKKTKLREKQNSYDMSDAMSCFINAISSPGIERCYFLKWMRMNLDNVSRDKLSGLREQYKEKCKNSENKEEIKDIDRQLSNSSLGTEHFFREMGQIYEASLSLPETDRSRQQLQHLPKLCAELLREGFPLELVDGDASNIPLRWVSDVLSQLNNLVFPKSKILVATVLGVQSTGKSTLLNTMFGVQFAVSSGRCTRGAFMLLIRVDEDLKKDLNCDFMVIIDTEGLKSPQLAHLDNSYEHDNELATLVVGLSDITIINIAMENATEMKDILQIVVHAFLRMTEVGKKPKCQFVHQNVSGVSANEKNLRDRKLLLQQLNEMTQAAAKMEKKEENKSFTDVMEYSPDTGNWYIPGLWNGNPPMAAVNAGYSEAVYELKKNIIQILGSCESSANNILEFTKWMESLWNAVKHENFIFSFRNSLEADAYMRLCREFNKWEWEFKKEMYTWVTNAETRISNFGTVALKSKISDMSEFLTHLKSDACTVLSKWETRLLENLEQYFKQTEGHVYLVEGHRGSFANSAKSLRREMQNSVVNQLTAAADIRQGMAELDRIKENHTKEIEGRVCALIDQCREKKVQMKEKELDDEFDKMWNETEKELSFSEMEVKDICSNVSLHLRTNVFQKGSYACELLSQKKLQDCGLEPFKYTPEGFIRQAIDKVDEWCGNKWLSWLGHTKAVQQFADSIIASCKQRVSEKMGRKSNYHDTYIQEILNMIDERLENNQDVKTDTEFEVSLKQHICGDAARQFQKMHQDFLHANDPYRCLNQNKEKFRADFKDVFQERDQCQKKAEEFTNQCLRPAVEDFVNRSLGPDIIGEMLTSEQFSTRMFFQYSILLDLLSLNNFHCYESYICSYEEYVKEWIMDQIVERFSNVSTRFEFEDRHVQSSINSINAAINKAKTEKSDNLEIFVKDVCQELGDKLVISQHALGAFMILNNADQEQFAHFLTECLKDMAETLREKFKETSIEMILKNLHGKPQNELFTKLIGCGRQCPFCRVPCEAGDRAHTEHWASLHRPQGLGRFSWSETEELVTDICSSSVTSRKRFRCSATKGELHPYKRYADIFPDWRIAPVASLQASDYWKYVMAKFNKHFAEAYEAKPADIPFIWKLITRKQAEKSLKVSFSIK
- the LOC141760589 gene encoding up-regulator of cell proliferation-like isoform X3 — encoded protein: MGDEDSSEDLYRAAAENTPSTPWSDGKDDCQHTSEPSPTVKMTDHRGNSKSVHTKTQLDMLLEDLGLEQFYPEKLSLRTILQLHERSITDEPAKCNSDLPWYFLKKLMMVNVTARNVKCTPACESNCDAASEKSELDFDNLFDSMHSGDKLNPLDIITALFLCSDGFVQQEMALKMSMCQFSVPLLLPNCDSKQCTLMLWAMRDIVKEYRPQSLSESKGFIEDRIVLSKLPMISFVRLGQCSLSKSEILNKLLSNSQQYHDTFVHLDMECGDSPRRISDGLAEITWYLPCGNKNMDVFSEPVAVANLRGDVASFETQFSFLCQTSAAVFVFFDTLDFDSKLLTNQHHKAQIFLVGNHQSNRFSTEDLKKVATKLGLTKSNVLLKGKHVNDADFVKDLRKKVSNVLENSKMKMGVEQMADIAHELGIWVDEDSTECQTAKKNADAITAEIQDILKYKEAQLPLQGQIWKELARLEKEEVRLRNVGSEDIEKYKSDLQVKKTKLREKQNSYDMSDAMSCFINAISSPGIERCYFLKWMRMNLDNVSRDKLSGLREQYKEKCKNSENKEEIKDIDRQLSNSSLGTEHFFREMGQIYEASLSLPETDRSRQQLQHLPKLCAELLREGFPLELVDGDASNIPLRWVSDVLSQLNNLVFPKSKILVATVLGVQSTGKSTLLNTMFGVQFAVSSGRCTRGAFMLLIRVDEDLKKDLNCDFMVIIDTEGLKSPQLAHLDNSYEHDNELATLVVGLSDITIINIAMENATEMKDILQIVVHAFLRMTEVGKKPKCQFVHQNVSGVSANEKNLRDRKLLLQQLNEMTQAAAKMEKKEENKSFTDVMEYSPDTGNWYIPGLWNGNPPMAAVNAGYSEAVYELKKNIIQILGSCESSANNILEFTKWMESLWNAVKHENFIFSFRNSLEADAYMRLCREFNKWEWEFKKEMYTWVTNAETRISNFGTVALKSKISDMSEFLTHLKSDACTVLSKWETRLLENLEQYFKQTEGHVYLVEGHRGSFANSAKSLRREMQNSVVNQLTAAADIRQGMAELDRIKENHTKEIEGRVCALIDQCREKKVQMKEKELDDEFDKMWNETEKELSFSEMEVKDICSNVSLHLRTNVFQKGSYACELLSQKKLQDCGLEPFKYTPEGFIRQAIDKVDEWCGNKWLSWLGHTKAVQQFADSIIASCKQRVSEKMGRKSNYHDTYIQEILNMIDERLENNQDVKTDTEFEVSLKQHICGDAARQFQKMHQDFLHANDPYRCLNQNKEKFRADFKDVFQERDQCQKKAEEFTNQCLRPAVEDFVNRSLGPDIIGEMLTSEQFSTRMFFQYSILLDLLSLNNFHCYESYICSYEEYVKEWIMDQIVERFSNVSTRFEFEDRHVQSSINSINAAINKAKTEKSDNLEIFVKDVCQELGDKLVISQHALGAFMILNNADQEQFAHFLTECLKDMAETLREKFKETSIEMILKNLHGKPQNELFTKLIGCGRQCPFCRVPCEAGDRAHTEHWASLHRPQGLGRFSWSETEELVTDICSSSVTSRKRFRCSATKGELHPYKRYADIFPDWRIAPVASLQASDYWKYVMAKFNKHFAEAYEAKPADIPFIWKLITRKQAEKSLKVSFSIK
- the LOC141760589 gene encoding up-regulator of cell proliferation-like isoform X4, producing MEGMGDEDSSEDLYRAAAENTPSTPWSDGKEPSPTVKMTDHRGNSKSVHTKTQLDMLLEDLGLEQFYPEKLSLRTILQLHERSITDEPAKCNSDLPWYFLKKLMMVNVTARNVKCTPACESNCDAASEKSELDFDNLFDSMHSGDKLNPLDIITALFLCSDGFVQQEMALKMSMCQFSVPLLLPNCDSKQCTLMLWAMRDIVKEYRPQSLSESKGFIEDRIVLSKLPMISFVRLGQCSLSKSEILNKLLSNSQQYHDTFVHLDMECGDSPRRISDGLAEITWYLPCGNKNMDVFSEPVAVANLRGDVASFETQFSFLCQTSAAVFVFFDTLDFDSKLLTNQHHKAQIFLVGNHQSNRFSTEDLKKVATKLGLTKSNVLLKGKHVNDADFVKDLRKKVSNVLENSKMKMGVEQMADIAHELGIWVDEDSTECQTAKKNADAITAEIQDILKYKEAQLPLQGQIWKELARLEKEEVRLRNVGSEDIEKYKSDLQVKKTKLREKQNSYDMSDAMSCFINAISSPGIERCYFLKWMRMNLDNVSRDKLSGLREQYKEKCKNSENKEEIKDIDRQLSNSSLGTEHFFREMGQIYEASLSLPETDRSRQQLQHLPKLCAELLREGFPLELVDGDASNIPLRWVSDVLSQLNNLVFPKSKILVATVLGVQSTGKSTLLNTMFGVQFAVSSGRCTRGAFMLLIRVDEDLKKDLNCDFMVIIDTEGLKSPQLAHLDNSYEHDNELATLVVGLSDITIINIAMENATEMKDILQIVVHAFLRMTEVGKKPKCQFVHQNVSGVSANEKNLRDRKLLLQQLNEMTQAAAKMEKKEENKSFTDVMEYSPDTGNWYIPGLWNGNPPMAAVNAGYSEAVYELKKNIIQILGSCESSANNILEFTKWMESLWNAVKHENFIFSFRNSLEADAYMRLCREFNKWEWEFKKEMYTWVTNAETRISNFGTVALKSKISDMSEFLTHLKSDACTVLSKWETRLLENLEQYFKQTEGHVYLVEGHRGSFANSAKSLRREMQNSVVNQLTAAADIRQGMAELDRIKENHTKEIEGRVCALIDQCREKKVQMKEKELDDEFDKMWNETEKELSFSEMEVKDICSNVSLHLRTNVFQKGSYACELLSQKKLQDCGLEPFKYTPEGFIRQAIDKVDEWCGNKWLSWLGHTKAVQQFADSIIASCKQRVSEKMGRKSNYHDTYIQEILNMIDERLENNQDVKTDTEFEVSLKQHICGDAARQFQKMHQDFLHANDPYRCLNQNKEKFRADFKDVFQERDQCQKKAEEFTNQCLRPAVEDFVNRSLGPDIIGEMLTSEQFSTRMFFQYSILLDLLSLNNFHCYESYICSYEEYVKEWIMDQIVERFSNVSTRFEFEDRHVQSSINSINAAINKAKTEKSDNLEIFVKDVCQELGDKLVISQHALGAFMILNNADQEQFAHFLTECLKDMAETLREKFKETSIEMILKNLHGKPQNELFTKLIGCGRQCPFCRVPCEAGDRAHTEHWASLHRPQGLGRFSWSETEELVTDICSSSVTSRKRFRCSATKGELHPYKRYADIFPDWRIAPVASLQASDYWKYVMAKFNKHFAEAYEAKPADIPFIWKLITRKQAEKSLKVSFSIK
- the LOC141760589 gene encoding up-regulator of cell proliferation-like isoform X2 — its product is MEGMGDEDSSEDLYRAAAENTPSTPWSDGKDDCQHTSEPSPTVKMTDHRGNSKSVHTKTQLDMLLEDLGLEQFYPEKLSLRTILQLHERSITDEPAKCNSDLPWYFLKKLMMVNVTARNVKCTPACESNCDAASEKSELDFDNLFDSMHSGDKLNPLDIITALFLCSDGFVQQEMALKMSMCQFSVPLLLPNCDSKQCTLMLWAMRDIVKEYRPQSLSESKGFIEDRIVLSKLPMISFVRLGQCSLSKSEILNKLLSNSQQYHDTFVHLDMECGDSPRRISDGLAEITWYLPCGNKNMDVFSEPVAVANLRGDVASFETQFSFLCQTSAAVFVFFDTLDFDSKLLTNQHHKAQIFLVGNHQSNRFSTEDLKKVATKLGLTKSNVLLKGKHVNDADFVKDLRKKVSNVLENSKMKMGVEQMADIAHELGIWVDEDSTECQTAKKNADAITAEIQDILKYKEAQLPLQGQIWKELARLEKEEVRLRNVGSEDIEKYKSDLQVKKTKLREKQNSYDMSDAMSCFINAISSPGIERCYFLKWMRMNLDNVSRDKLSGLREQYKEKCKNSENKEEIKDIDRQLSNSSLGTEHFFREMGQIYEASLSLPETDRSRQQLQHLPKLCAELLREGFPLELVDGDASNIPLRWVSDVLSQLNNLVFPKSKILVATVLGVQSTGKSTLLNTMFGVQFAVSSGRCTRGAFMLLIRVDEDLKKDLNCDFMVIIDTEGLKSPQLAHLDNSYEHDNELATLVVGLSDITIINIAMENATEMKDILQIVVHAFLRMTEVGKKPKCQFVHQNVSGVSANEKNLRDRKLLLQQLNEMTQAAAKMEKKEENKSFTDVMEYSPDTGNWYIPGLWNGNPPMAAVNAGYSEAVYELKKNIIQILGSCESSANNILEFTKWMESLWNAVKHENFIFSFRNSLEADAYMRLCREFNKWEWEFKKEMYTWVTNAETRISNFGTVALKSKISDMSEFLTHLKSDACTVLSKWETRLLENLEQYFKQTEGHVYLVEGHRGSFANSAKSLRREMQNSVVNQLTAAADIRQGMAELDRIKENHTKEIEGRVCALIDQCREKKVQMKEKELDDEFDKMWNETEKELSFSEMEVKDICSNVSLHLRTNVFQKGSYACELLSQKKLQDCGLEPFKYTPEGFIRQAIDKVDEWCGNKWLSWLGHTKAVQQFADSIIASCKQRVSEKMGRKSNYHDTYIQEILNMIDERLENNQDVKTDTEFEVSLKQHICGDAARQFQKMHQDFLHANDPYRCLNQNKEKFRADFKDVFQERDQCQKKAEEFTNQCLRPAVEDFVNRSLGPDIIGEMLTSEQFSTRMFFQYSILLDLLSLNNFHCYESYICSYEEYVKEWIMDQIVERFSNVSTRFEFEDRHVQSSINSINAAINKAKTEKSDNLEIFVKDVCQELGDKLVISQHALGAFMILNNADQEQFAHFLTECLKDMAETLREKFKETSIEMILKNLHGKPQNELFTKLIGCGRQCPFCRVPCEAGDRAHTEHWASLHRPQGLGRFSWSETEELVTDICSSSVTSRKRFRCSATKGELHPYKRYADIFPDWRIAPVASLQASDYWKYVMAKFNKHFAEAYEAKPADIPFIWKLITRKQAEKSLKVSFSIK